A section of the Lutra lutra chromosome 3, mLutLut1.2, whole genome shotgun sequence genome encodes:
- the C1QL2 gene encoding complement C1q-like protein 2, whose amino-acid sequence MALGLLIAVPLLLQAAPPGAAHYEMMGTCRMICDPYGAAPGGGPAGAKAPPPGPSTTALEVMQDLSANPPPPFIQGPKGDPGRPGKPGPRGPPGEPGPPGPRGPPGEKGDSGRPGLPGLQLTAGATGGVGVVGGGTGGGGDSEGEVTGALSAAFSGPKIAFYVGLKSPHEGYEVLKFDDVVTNLGNHYDPTTGKFSCQVRGIYFFTYHILMRGGDGTSMWADLCKNGQVRASAIAQDADQNYDYASNSVVLHLDSGDEVYVKLDGGKAHGGNNNKYSTFSGFLLYPD is encoded by the exons TGCTCATCGCCGTGCCGTTGCTGCTGCAGGCGGCGCCCCCCGGCGCGGCGCACTACGAGATGATGGGCACCTGCCGCATGATCTGCGACCCGTACGGCGCCGCACCCGGCGGGGGGCCCGCCGGCGCCAAGGCGCCGCCGCCCGGACCCAGCACTACAGCGCTGGAAGTCATGCAGGACCTGAGCGCCAACCCTCCGCCCCCTTTCATCCAGGGACCCAAGGGCGACCCGGGGCGACCCGGCAAGCCGGGGCCGCGGGGGCCCCCTGGAGAGCCGGGCCCGCCTGGACCCAGGGGTCCCCCAGGGGAGAAAGGCGATTCGGGGCGACCCGGGCTGCCCGGTCTGCAGCTGACGGCGGGCGCGACTGGCGGTGTCGGGGTGGTAGGTGGCGGAACTGGGGGCGGCGGCGACTCCGAAGGCGAAGTGACCGGCGCGCTGAGCGCCGCCTTCAGCGGTCCGAAGATCGCCTTCTATGTGGGTCTTAAGAGCCCCCACGAAGGCTACGAGGTGCTCAAGTTCGACGACGTGGTCACCAATCTCGGCAATCACTACGACCCCACTACCGGCAAGTTCAGCTGCCAGGTGCGCGGCATCTACTTCTTCACCTACCACATTCTCATGCGCGGCGGCGACGGCACCAGCATGTGGGCGGACCTCTGCAAGAACGGGCAG GTCCGGGCCAGTGCCATCGCTCAGGATGCCGACCAGAACTACGACTATGCCAGTAACAGCGTGGTGCTGCACCTCGATTCAGGGGACGAGGTGTACGTGAAGCTGGACGGTGGGAAGGCGCACGgaggcaacaacaacaaatacagCACATTCTCGGGCTTTCTTCTGTACCCTGATTAG